From Nitrospirota bacterium, a single genomic window includes:
- a CDS encoding glycosyltransferase translates to MLKKIIKDAALKCGVEIKRARPAPPEASGSVVSLRPEGASKGTMLLSYIMEPFLLTEGEPVPNTHTHYGESLEMAKVFLGLGYGVDSIDYRNRAFIPKKNYAVFVGARTNFARIAASLNSDCIKIVHMDTAHWLFNNAASYRRGLELQRRRGVTVDSLRIIEFNLGIEYADFATVLGNEFTLGTYAYAGKPLFRIDVPSCAVYPWPEEKDYDACRKNFLWLGSSGLVHKGLDLVLEAFAGMPDYHLYVCGPVTDEKHFERTFYRELYLTPNIHTVGWVNVAQARFRAVLDTCIGIVYPSCSEGQAGSVVTCMHAGVIPIVSYETGIDVEDFGIILGESSVEEIRKAVAALAGCSGSELGSRARATWEYARTHCTTERYARSYRQIVERIMGGHRSSAGER, encoded by the coding sequence TTGCTCAAGAAGATAATCAAAGACGCCGCCCTGAAGTGCGGCGTGGAGATAAAAAGGGCCCGCCCCGCTCCTCCCGAGGCGTCCGGCAGCGTGGTGTCGCTCCGGCCTGAAGGCGCCTCCAAAGGGACGATGCTTCTCTCGTATATCATGGAGCCGTTTCTGCTGACAGAGGGCGAGCCGGTGCCGAATACGCACACCCACTACGGCGAATCGCTCGAGATGGCAAAGGTATTCCTCGGGCTCGGCTACGGGGTCGATTCTATCGATTATCGCAACAGGGCGTTCATTCCGAAAAAGAACTACGCCGTTTTCGTCGGCGCCCGGACCAATTTCGCACGCATCGCGGCGTCGCTCAACAGCGACTGCATCAAGATCGTCCATATGGATACGGCTCACTGGCTCTTCAACAACGCTGCATCGTACCGGCGGGGCCTCGAGCTCCAGCGGAGGAGAGGGGTGACCGTGGACAGCCTGAGGATCATCGAATTCAATCTCGGGATCGAATATGCCGACTTTGCCACGGTGCTCGGCAACGAGTTTACTCTCGGTACCTATGCCTATGCAGGGAAGCCCCTGTTCCGCATCGATGTCCCGTCATGCGCGGTCTATCCCTGGCCGGAAGAGAAGGACTACGATGCCTGCCGGAAGAATTTCCTCTGGCTCGGCAGCAGCGGGCTCGTCCATAAAGGACTCGACCTCGTGCTCGAGGCCTTTGCCGGGATGCCCGACTATCACCTCTACGTCTGCGGCCCGGTCACCGATGAAAAGCATTTTGAGCGGACCTTTTACCGGGAGCTGTACCTCACCCCGAATATCCATACGGTCGGATGGGTCAATGTTGCACAGGCCCGATTCAGAGCGGTCCTGGACACATGCATCGGGATAGTGTACCCCTCGTGCTCGGAGGGCCAGGCCGGAAGCGTGGTCACCTGCATGCATGCAGGCGTGATCCCCATCGTCAGTTATGAGACCGGCATCGATGTCGAAGACTTCGGGATTATCCTCGGCGAGAGCTCGGTGGAGGAGATCCGAAAGGCGGTGGCTGCTCTCGCCGGCTGCAGCGGGAGCGAGCTCGGGAGCAGGGCGCGCGCGACGTGGGAATACGCGCGAACGCATTGCACGACGGAGCGCTATGCGCGCTCCTACCGGCAGATCGTCGAGCGTATCATGGGCGGGCACCGCAGCAGCGCAGGGGAAAGATGA